In the genome of Afifella aestuarii, one region contains:
- a CDS encoding SCO family protein: protein MRKIWLFVAGAVAILAVSAVFAGLLTPPERLQQSVGVAAIGGPFTLVDEDGRTVSEEDFRGKPTVIYFGFTFCPDVCPTTLYELSGLIKRLGDDAEKLNFLFVSVDWERDGPEKMKDYVSAFDPHIRGLSGNEAQIEEIAKAYKIYYKKVPTDDGDYTIDHTASVYLMDQDGKFVGTLNYGEDSDSMFAKLKRLAENA from the coding sequence ATGCGCAAAATTTGGCTGTTCGTTGCGGGAGCGGTAGCGATTCTCGCAGTTTCGGCGGTCTTCGCCGGTCTGCTGACGCCTCCTGAACGGTTGCAGCAAAGCGTTGGGGTGGCCGCCATTGGCGGCCCCTTCACGCTCGTCGATGAGGACGGCAGGACCGTCAGCGAGGAGGATTTCCGCGGCAAGCCGACGGTGATCTATTTCGGTTTCACCTTCTGCCCCGATGTCTGCCCGACGACGCTTTACGAGCTCTCGGGTCTGATCAAGCGGCTGGGGGACGATGCCGAGAAGCTCAATTTCCTCTTCGTCTCGGTCGACTGGGAGCGCGATGGGCCGGAGAAGATGAAGGATTACGTCTCCGCCTTCGATCCGCATATCCGCGGGCTCTCCGGCAACGAAGCGCAGATCGAGGAAATCGCGAAGGCCTATAAGATCTATTACAAGAAGGTCCCGACCGATGATGGCGACTACACGATCGATCACACGGCGTCCGTCTATCTGATGGATCAGGACGGAAAATTCGTCGGAACCCTAAATTACGGTGAGGACAGCGATTCGATGTTCGCAAAGCTGAAGCGGCTTGCCGAAAACGCCTGA
- a CDS encoding copper chaperone PCu(A)C — protein MRLVAHLIAAALVFVAIPALAHGYKLGNLEIGHPWTRATPPSATAGGGFLKITNTGDEDDRLISASSSISSRVELHTMDMSGGVMKMRQLEDGIPVPAGATVELKPGSLHVMFIDLTAPIEEGAIVPVTLTFERAGSVDVEMPASAVGAPGPNGDAMKMDGHTMDRPENGKAQ, from the coding sequence ATGCGCCTTGTTGCACACCTCATTGCGGCTGCTCTCGTTTTTGTCGCCATACCCGCTCTCGCTCACGGATACAAGCTCGGCAATCTCGAGATCGGGCATCCCTGGACACGAGCGACGCCGCCTTCGGCCACCGCCGGCGGCGGGTTTTTGAAGATCACGAATACCGGCGATGAGGACGACCGTCTCATCTCCGCGTCATCGTCGATTTCCAGCCGGGTGGAACTTCACACCATGGATATGTCGGGTGGCGTGATGAAGATGCGCCAGCTCGAAGATGGCATCCCGGTTCCGGCCGGAGCGACGGTCGAACTGAAGCCCGGCAGCCTGCATGTCATGTTCATCGATCTGACAGCTCCCATCGAAGAAGGGGCGATCGTCCCGGTCACGCTCACTTTCGAGAGGGCTGGCTCGGTCGACGTGGAAATGCCCGCTTCGGCTGTGGGGGCTCCTGGCCCGAACGGCGATGCGATGAAGATGGACGGGCACACGATGGATAGGCCGGAAAACGGCAAAGCTCAGTGA
- a CDS encoding tetratricopeptide repeat protein, translating to MRISSVLPVACLAVAMATPAFAFDPDTSAREAFREGYIAYKQGHTAEALEALSYAADKGHTAALWKLGRIYATGDGVSEDDAHAFRIFAKIANDYADGNPRGSDARFVSDAFVALAGYFRDGIAGTVVADEGKARRFYSYAASYFADPEAQFQLGMMYLNGRGGEKNDRQAARWLKLAADKGHAQAQAEFGRLLFDGIGIRRNAVKGLMWLSIARNSYRGDDAIQSLHEEAFAAASENDRRTAMALAEDYLAKSKTK from the coding sequence ATGCGGATCAGTAGTGTTCTGCCGGTCGCGTGTCTGGCGGTGGCGATGGCGACGCCTGCCTTCGCCTTCGATCCCGATACGTCGGCCCGCGAGGCGTTTCGTGAAGGATATATCGCCTACAAACAGGGCCACACGGCCGAGGCTCTGGAAGCGCTTTCCTATGCCGCGGACAAGGGGCACACTGCCGCGTTGTGGAAGCTCGGGCGCATCTATGCCACCGGCGACGGTGTCAGCGAGGATGACGCGCACGCCTTTCGGATCTTCGCCAAGATCGCCAACGACTATGCCGACGGCAACCCGCGCGGCTCGGATGCACGCTTTGTCTCCGATGCCTTCGTCGCGCTTGCGGGCTATTTTCGTGACGGGATCGCGGGAACGGTCGTCGCCGATGAGGGGAAGGCCCGGCGGTTTTATTCCTATGCCGCGTCCTACTTCGCAGATCCGGAGGCCCAGTTTCAGCTCGGCATGATGTATCTGAACGGCCGCGGCGGCGAAAAGAACGATCGTCAGGCGGCGCGCTGGCTGAAACTCGCGGCCGACAAGGGCCATGCGCAGGCCCAGGCGGAATTTGGGCGGCTCCTGTTCGACGGCATCGGCATCCGGCGCAATGCGGTGAAAGGGCTGATGTGGCTCTCAATCGCGCGCAATTCCTACCGTGGCGACGACGCCATCCAATCGCTCCATGAGGAGGCCTTTGCGGCTGCGAGCGAGAACGATCGCCGCACGGCTATGGCTCTGGCGGAGGATTACCTCGCCAAGAGCAAGACGAAATAG
- the ilvD gene encoding dihydroxy-acid dehydratase, translating into MDAKSFDKSRLPSRHVTEGPSRAPHRSYYYAMGLGTEEIHQPFVGVATCWNEAAPCNIALSRQAQVVKKGVAAAKGTPREFTTITVTDGIAMGHAGMKASLASREVIADSVELTMRGHCYDALIGLAGCDKSLPGMMMAMVRLNVPSIFIYGGTILPGSFRGKEVTVLDVFEGVGKHLSGEFTDEDLAELEAVACPSAGACGAQFTANTMATVSEAIGLALPYSAGAPAPYEFRDRFCYAAGEQIMELLAQQIRPRDIVTRKALENAATVVAASGGSTNAGLHLPAIAHECGIDFDLFEVAKIFKRTPYIADLKPGGKYIAKDMFEAGGIPLLMKTLLDNGFLHGDCMTVTGRTIAENLEHVQWNDEQDVVHPANKPISPTGGVVGLSGNLAPDGAIVKVAGMTNLRFKGPARCFDTEEECFEAVRSRQYQEGDVLVIRYEGPKGGPGMREMLSTTSSLYGQGMGSKVALITDGRFSGATRGFCIGHVGPEAAVGGPIALLQDGDIIEIDAEAGTISVELDDTELDRRRQRWTSRETDYRSGALWKYAQTVGAARKGAVTHPGGAAETVCYADQ; encoded by the coding sequence ATGGACGCGAAAAGTTTTGATAAGTCACGTCTGCCAAGCCGCCATGTGACAGAGGGGCCGTCGCGTGCACCGCATCGCTCCTATTACTATGCGATGGGTCTCGGGACTGAGGAAATCCATCAGCCGTTCGTGGGGGTGGCAACCTGCTGGAACGAGGCTGCGCCGTGCAACATTGCGCTGTCGCGACAGGCGCAGGTCGTCAAGAAGGGCGTTGCAGCGGCCAAAGGTACGCCGCGTGAATTCACCACCATTACCGTGACCGATGGGATCGCTATGGGTCACGCCGGGATGAAGGCCTCGCTCGCGTCGCGCGAGGTGATCGCCGATTCCGTCGAGCTGACCATGCGGGGCCATTGCTACGACGCTCTGATCGGTCTTGCCGGCTGCGACAAATCCCTGCCCGGAATGATGATGGCGATGGTGCGCCTCAACGTGCCGTCGATCTTCATCTATGGCGGGACGATCCTTCCCGGCAGTTTTCGCGGTAAGGAGGTCACCGTCCTCGACGTCTTCGAAGGCGTCGGGAAGCATCTGAGCGGCGAGTTCACCGACGAGGATCTTGCCGAGCTGGAAGCGGTTGCCTGTCCTTCAGCCGGCGCGTGCGGGGCGCAGTTCACGGCCAACACCATGGCGACGGTTTCTGAGGCGATCGGGCTCGCTCTGCCGTATTCGGCCGGCGCGCCGGCGCCCTATGAGTTCCGTGACCGTTTCTGCTATGCGGCCGGCGAGCAGATCATGGAGCTTCTCGCGCAGCAGATCCGTCCGCGAGATATCGTGACGCGCAAGGCGTTGGAGAACGCCGCAACGGTGGTTGCAGCCTCGGGTGGATCCACGAATGCCGGGCTGCATCTGCCGGCGATCGCGCATGAATGCGGCATCGACTTCGATCTCTTCGAAGTTGCGAAAATTTTTAAACGTACGCCCTACATTGCCGACCTCAAGCCAGGCGGAAAGTATATCGCCAAGGATATGTTCGAGGCAGGCGGCATCCCGTTGTTGATGAAAACGCTTCTCGATAACGGATTCTTGCACGGAGACTGCATGACAGTCACCGGCCGCACAATTGCCGAAAATCTGGAACATGTTCAGTGGAACGATGAGCAGGACGTGGTTCATCCCGCGAACAAACCGATTAGCCCGACAGGCGGCGTGGTCGGTCTTTCAGGAAATCTCGCCCCTGATGGCGCGATCGTGAAAGTCGCGGGCATGACCAATCTGCGTTTCAAAGGTCCGGCGCGCTGCTTCGATACGGAAGAGGAATGTTTTGAGGCCGTGCGGAGCCGCCAGTACCAGGAGGGAGACGTTCTGGTGATCCGCTATGAAGGCCCGAAAGGTGGGCCTGGCATGCGCGAAATGCTGTCCACGACCTCCTCTCTCTATGGGCAGGGCATGGGCAGCAAAGTGGCGTTGATCACGGATGGACGCTTCTCCGGCGCGACGCGCGGGTTCTGCATCGGCCATGTCGGGCCGGAAGCGGCCGTGGGCGGACCGATCGCTCTCCTTCAGGATGGCGACATCATCGAGATCGATGCTGAGGCCGGGACGATCTCGGTCGAGCTCGACGACACGGAATTGGATCGTCGGCGTCAAAGATGGACGTCGCGCGAGACGGATTATCGCTCCGGCGCTTTGTGGAAATACGCGCAGACCGTCGGAGCGGCGCGAAAAGGTGCCGTGACGCATCCGGGCGGCGCGGCGGAAACGGTGTGCTATGCGGATCAGTAG
- a CDS encoding valine--tRNA ligase, translated as MLEKTFDAKNVEPRISQKWLDADAFRAGAGAEPGADTFAVVIPPPNVTGSLHMGHALNNTLQDVLVRYNRMQGRDVLWQPGMDHAGIATQMVVERQMMQRQEPGRRDIGREAFVEKVWTWKAESGGMILNQLKRLGASCDWSRERFTMDEGLSAAVIKVFVQLYKEGLIYKDKRLVNWDPKLLTAISDLEVQQVEMKGHLWHFKYPIEGEEGRYITVATTRPETMLGDTGVAVHPEDERYRDLIGKNVILPLVGRRIPIVADEYADPEAGSGAVKITPAHDFNDFEVGRRNDLAMVNVMDVEANLVLDGNEDFLRDVPESAELAETVSALHGQDRFTARDKVVAMMDERGLLEKIEEHVHVVPHGDRGGVPIEPFLTDQWYVDAVTLAKPAIASVREGRTTFVPKNWEKTYFEWMENIQPWCISRQLWWGHRIPAWYGPDGEVFVEASEEEAEAAAYRHYGSRVKLDRDEDVLDTWFSSALWPFSTLGWPDETAELARYYPTNVLVTGFDIIFFWVARMMMFGLHFMKQEPFADVYIHALVRDEHGAKMSKSKGNVIDPLELIEEFGADALRFTLAAMAAQGRDIKLSPQRVAGYRNFGTKLWNAARFCQMKGCRLDTTFDPAEAKLPVNRWILTEAARTVAAVTEGITAYRFNEAADAIYHFVWDTFCDWYLELIKPVLDGDDEAAAVETRAVAGRALVDILKLLHPFSPFITEALWDELGGKEAGLLALASWPESAFGDEASADDINWLVLLVSSIRSVRAEMNVPAGARTPLVVCAASELTQERLARHQAAIERLARVDAISTAPDVPKNAAQFLVGEATCALPLEGVIDFDAERSRLEKEIGKVDGEISRLDKKLSNEKFVARAPEEVVAAEREKRAEYVADRERLAAALGRLSDTH; from the coding sequence ATGCTAGAAAAGACCTTCGACGCAAAGAACGTCGAACCCCGTATTTCCCAGAAATGGCTTGATGCCGATGCCTTCCGTGCCGGTGCCGGTGCGGAACCCGGCGCAGACACGTTCGCAGTGGTCATCCCGCCGCCGAACGTGACCGGCTCCTTGCATATGGGGCACGCACTCAACAACACGCTGCAAGATGTGCTCGTGCGCTACAACCGCATGCAGGGCAGGGACGTCCTGTGGCAGCCGGGCATGGACCATGCCGGCATCGCCACGCAGATGGTCGTCGAGCGGCAGATGATGCAGCGTCAGGAGCCGGGGCGCCGCGATATCGGCCGCGAGGCCTTCGTGGAGAAGGTCTGGACCTGGAAGGCCGAGTCGGGCGGCATGATCCTCAATCAGCTGAAACGCCTCGGGGCTTCCTGCGACTGGTCGCGTGAGCGCTTCACCATGGATGAGGGGCTGTCGGCGGCCGTCATCAAGGTGTTCGTGCAGCTCTACAAGGAAGGGCTGATCTACAAGGACAAGCGGCTCGTCAACTGGGATCCGAAGCTCCTGACGGCGATTTCCGACCTCGAAGTGCAACAGGTCGAGATGAAGGGGCATCTGTGGCACTTCAAATACCCGATCGAGGGAGAGGAAGGCCGCTACATCACCGTCGCTACCACCCGCCCCGAGACCATGCTGGGCGATACGGGCGTGGCCGTGCATCCGGAAGACGAGCGCTACCGCGATCTCATCGGCAAGAACGTGATCCTGCCGCTCGTCGGCCGCCGTATTCCGATCGTGGCCGATGAGTATGCCGATCCCGAAGCCGGCTCGGGCGCTGTGAAGATCACCCCGGCCCACGACTTCAACGATTTTGAAGTCGGGCGACGGAATGATCTCGCCATGGTCAACGTCATGGACGTGGAGGCCAATCTCGTCCTCGACGGCAACGAAGATTTTCTGCGCGATGTGCCGGAGAGTGCGGAACTTGCCGAAACCGTCTCGGCCCTTCATGGGCAAGACCGCTTCACGGCGCGCGACAAGGTCGTCGCGATGATGGATGAGCGAGGTCTTCTGGAGAAGATCGAAGAGCACGTCCATGTCGTGCCGCACGGCGATCGCGGCGGCGTGCCGATTGAGCCGTTCCTGACGGACCAGTGGTACGTGGACGCCGTCACCCTGGCAAAGCCTGCGATCGCTTCCGTTCGCGAGGGGCGCACGACTTTCGTCCCGAAGAATTGGGAAAAGACCTATTTCGAGTGGATGGAGAACATCCAGCCCTGGTGCATTTCACGCCAGCTGTGGTGGGGACATCGGATTCCGGCCTGGTACGGGCCGGATGGCGAGGTCTTTGTGGAGGCCTCCGAGGAAGAGGCGGAAGCCGCCGCTTACCGCCATTACGGCAGCCGGGTGAAACTCGACCGCGACGAGGATGTGCTCGACACTTGGTTCTCCTCGGCGCTCTGGCCGTTTTCCACGCTCGGCTGGCCCGACGAGACGGCGGAGCTCGCCCGTTATTATCCGACGAACGTGCTCGTGACGGGCTTCGACATCATCTTCTTCTGGGTCGCCCGGATGATGATGTTCGGACTGCATTTCATGAAGCAGGAGCCCTTTGCGGACGTCTACATCCACGCCCTCGTGCGCGACGAGCACGGCGCGAAGATGTCGAAGTCGAAGGGTAACGTCATCGATCCGCTGGAACTCATCGAGGAGTTCGGCGCGGACGCGCTGCGTTTCACGCTGGCTGCCATGGCGGCGCAGGGGCGCGACATTAAGCTGTCTCCGCAACGTGTTGCCGGATATCGCAATTTCGGAACCAAACTGTGGAATGCCGCGCGCTTCTGTCAGATGAAGGGCTGCCGGCTGGATACGACTTTCGATCCGGCCGAGGCGAAACTGCCGGTCAATCGCTGGATCCTGACGGAAGCTGCCCGCACGGTTGCCGCAGTCACCGAAGGCATCACGGCGTACCGTTTTAACGAAGCCGCCGATGCCATCTATCACTTCGTCTGGGACACGTTCTGCGATTGGTATTTGGAGCTCATCAAGCCGGTGCTCGACGGAGACGACGAAGCGGCTGCGGTCGAGACACGGGCGGTTGCCGGCCGGGCTCTCGTCGATATCCTGAAGCTTCTGCATCCCTTCAGCCCGTTCATCACCGAGGCGCTTTGGGATGAACTCGGCGGAAAGGAGGCCGGGCTTCTGGCACTCGCGTCCTGGCCGGAAAGTGCGTTTGGTGACGAAGCTTCAGCGGACGATATCAACTGGCTGGTTCTGCTCGTCTCGTCGATCCGATCGGTTCGTGCGGAGATGAACGTGCCGGCCGGTGCCCGTACGCCGCTCGTGGTTTGCGCAGCCTCCGAGCTGACGCAGGAGCGGCTTGCCCGCCATCAGGCGGCGATCGAACGGCTCGCGCGGGTGGACGCCATCTCGACCGCCCCGGATGTGCCGAAGAACGCGGCACAGTTTCTCGTGGGCGAGGCGACCTGTGCCTTGCCGCTTGAGGGCGTGATCGACTTCGATGCCGAACGCTCGCGCCTTGAGAAAGAGATCGGCAAGGTCGACGGCGAGATCTCACGCCTCGACAAAAAGCTCAGCAACGAGAAATTCGTGGCCCGGGCGCCTGAAGAGGTCGTTGCGGCAGAACGTGAGAAACGCGCGGAATACGTCGCCGATCGCGAACGTTTGGCCGCCGCGCTCGGACGGCTGAGCGATACGCACTGA
- a CDS encoding PopZ family protein, producing the protein MANPSAAQEPTMEEILASIRQIISEDGDKSEARASRSLRVAIEDDEAEPTVSSARPDAVQSDAPQSVAAQHVTPQPVDEPAAPAQEAVAEPSVAEDMADDEEDDFPDFSAPFETAVGVEAPSPEPEPVEEAKAAETAVPEAVQPSFGHRAGPETVEPARSAAKEPSSMTTYEAHARSEDRLLSDDADEAVSGAFNSLAHTILSQNARTLEDLVSEMLRPMLKEWLDDNLPPLVERLVREEIERVSRGRR; encoded by the coding sequence ATGGCTAATCCGAGCGCGGCACAGGAACCGACCATGGAGGAGATCCTGGCGTCGATCCGCCAGATCATTTCCGAGGACGGCGACAAGTCGGAGGCGCGTGCTTCGAGGTCTCTCCGCGTCGCCATCGAGGATGACGAAGCCGAACCGACGGTGTCTTCCGCCCGGCCTGATGCCGTTCAGTCTGATGCTCCTCAGTCTGTTGCCGCTCAACATGTGACCCCTCAGCCTGTCGATGAGCCTGCTGCTCCGGCTCAGGAAGCCGTCGCAGAGCCGTCTGTCGCCGAGGACATGGCCGACGACGAGGAGGATGATTTTCCGGATTTCTCCGCCCCGTTTGAGACTGCCGTCGGCGTTGAGGCTCCGTCGCCGGAGCCTGAGCCGGTTGAGGAAGCAAAGGCTGCCGAGACGGCGGTACCGGAGGCCGTGCAGCCTTCCTTTGGCCATCGCGCAGGGCCAGAGACGGTCGAGCCGGCGAGGTCGGCGGCGAAGGAGCCCAGCTCTATGACGACTTATGAAGCGCATGCGCGCTCCGAGGACCGGCTCTTGTCCGATGATGCGGATGAGGCGGTATCCGGCGCTTTCAATTCTTTGGCGCATACCATTCTGTCTCAGAATGCCCGCACCTTGGAGGATCTCGTCTCCGAGATGCTGCGGCCGATGCTGAAAGAATGGCTCGACGACAATCTGCCCCCGCTTGTGGAGCGGCTCGTCAGAGAAGAGATCGAGCGCGTTTCCCGCGGACGTCGCTGA
- a CDS encoding TolC family outer membrane protein: protein MLLTPCRYSLGVVLAATLLASPAGAESITEALASAYWNNPTINSQRAETRAVDENVPIAKAGNRPQVSAYGEIDGTHTGGYARSGRVGADFSRNTSDLAVGVQVQQNLFNGFQTRNAVSGATSNVYASRFALESTVQDVLLDAAQAYMDVLRDEALLRLRRQNIDFLDEQLRAAQDRFDVGENTRTDVAQTRAELSLAQSNLSLAEANLVASKAIYRQVVGHEANNLQLTFPFRNKLPSSLQQALSLSLDRHPSIIAAQYAMDAAAYDAKRIEGELLPTVSVTGNLQKEIGVGRPDNTETAQIIGRVSIPIYQGGSVSARVRQAKELLGQRRIEVDVAREQVRASTVAAWGTLEATNASILAATAQVAASDIALQGVIEEQRVGQRTQLDVLDARSTLLDANVNRVVSQRDRIVAAFSLLAAVGRLNADALNLPVERYHAEAHYEAVKDKWFGLRTPDGR from the coding sequence GTGCTCCTGACCCCATGTAGATACTCCCTGGGCGTTGTTCTCGCCGCTACGCTTCTGGCTTCCCCCGCCGGAGCAGAGAGCATCACCGAGGCGCTCGCCTCAGCCTATTGGAACAACCCGACGATCAATTCTCAGCGTGCCGAAACGCGCGCTGTCGACGAGAACGTGCCGATCGCCAAGGCCGGAAACCGGCCTCAGGTATCCGCTTACGGTGAAATCGACGGTACGCATACTGGCGGCTATGCACGTTCTGGGCGCGTAGGAGCCGATTTCAGCCGTAACACCTCGGACCTCGCAGTCGGTGTTCAGGTTCAGCAGAACCTGTTCAACGGGTTTCAGACCCGCAACGCGGTGAGCGGCGCGACCTCCAACGTCTATGCCAGTCGCTTCGCGCTGGAAAGCACGGTTCAGGACGTCCTTCTCGATGCAGCCCAAGCCTATATGGATGTGCTGCGTGACGAGGCGCTGTTGCGGTTGCGACGCCAGAATATCGACTTTCTCGATGAGCAATTGCGAGCCGCGCAAGACCGCTTCGACGTTGGCGAGAATACCCGCACGGACGTTGCGCAGACGCGCGCCGAGTTGAGCCTTGCGCAGTCGAACCTCAGCCTGGCTGAAGCTAATCTCGTTGCCAGCAAGGCGATCTACCGCCAGGTCGTCGGTCACGAGGCCAACAATCTTCAGCTGACGTTCCCGTTCCGGAACAAATTGCCGAGCTCGCTTCAGCAGGCGCTTTCGCTCAGTCTCGACCGGCATCCGTCCATCATTGCGGCGCAATACGCCATGGATGCGGCTGCCTATGATGCGAAGCGGATCGAGGGCGAGCTTTTGCCGACCGTCAGCGTCACTGGCAATCTGCAGAAAGAGATCGGCGTCGGGCGGCCTGACAACACCGAGACGGCGCAGATCATCGGCCGCGTCTCGATCCCGATCTATCAGGGTGGCTCGGTTTCGGCCCGGGTGCGGCAGGCGAAGGAGCTTCTTGGCCAGCGGCGTATCGAGGTGGATGTGGCGCGCGAGCAGGTGCGTGCCTCGACCGTTGCGGCCTGGGGCACTCTCGAGGCGACCAACGCCTCGATTCTCGCTGCCACGGCGCAGGTCGCCGCTTCGGATATCGCCCTGCAGGGCGTGATCGAGGAGCAGCGGGTCGGTCAGCGCACACAGCTCGACGTCTTGGACGCCCGCAGCACGCTTCTCGACGCCAACGTCAATCGCGTGGTGAGCCAGCGTGACCGCATCGTGGCGGCTTTCTCGCTGCTCGCTGCGGTGGGCCGACTAAATGCAGATGCTCTGAACCTCCCGGTGGAGCGCTATCATGCTGAAGCCCATTACGAGGCCGTGAAGGACAAGTGGTTCGGTCTGAGAACGCCGGACGGTCGCTGA
- a CDS encoding protein-L-isoaspartate O-methyltransferase family protein produces the protein MTDNETLRQRMVDNQIRTRDVTDRELIQAFLNVPRERFVSGVQQPFAYSDLDLPLESPGRVLLSPALLGRIIQAMEITPKEVVLDLGCGRGYASALMARLAEAVVAVEPDEELRHAAEANMVSLKIDNVAIVEGSLTEGYPSEGPYDAILIAGGIQVIPPAIFEQLSEYGRLATIEMNGEAGRVMLYSRVGTHTSGRPVLDATAPVIPGFERKREFVF, from the coding sequence ATGACAGACAATGAAACCCTGCGTCAGCGGATGGTCGACAACCAGATCCGCACCCGGGACGTCACCGATCGTGAACTCATTCAGGCATTTCTGAATGTGCCCCGCGAGCGCTTCGTGTCCGGAGTGCAGCAACCTTTCGCTTATTCCGACCTGGACTTGCCGCTCGAATCGCCGGGACGCGTGCTTCTCAGTCCCGCACTTCTCGGCCGGATCATCCAGGCGATGGAGATTACACCTAAGGAGGTGGTGCTCGATCTCGGTTGCGGGCGGGGCTACGCCTCGGCACTCATGGCGCGTCTTGCCGAAGCGGTCGTCGCTGTCGAGCCGGACGAGGAGCTGCGTCACGCCGCAGAGGCCAATATGGTCTCTTTGAAAATCGATAACGTTGCGATCGTCGAAGGGTCTCTGACCGAGGGGTATCCCTCAGAGGGGCCGTACGATGCGATTCTCATTGCAGGGGGAATCCAGGTGATTCCGCCGGCGATTTTCGAGCAGCTGAGCGAATACGGCCGGCTTGCCACGATCGAGATGAACGGTGAGGCGGGGCGTGTGATGCTCTATTCGCGCGTCGGTACCCATACCAGCGGCAGGCCGGTTCTCGATGCGACGGCACCAGTCATTCCGGGCTTCGAGCGCAAGCGCGAGTTCGTTTTTTGA
- a CDS encoding threonine-phosphate decarboxylase yields the protein MYHGGDPAAAGALYGIFRDDWLDLSTGINPHAWPWRERINLDEVALERLPSRGDLDSVMAAARDAYRVPEDAEILPVAGIEPVIRQLPSLMRKAVLLDTSYASYRTAFDNLIPVIRAPSEIPARTSVILVNPNNPDGRVLSPETILSLAESRQDADLVVVDEAYEDALTERTSVIPFMSRMQNLVVLRSFGKFYGLPGLRLGFIIAHPQLLAPLRERLGDWPISQLAITIGREALADREWRENTRLNLDTRARELRALLASHGLQFESQSPLLTLIRDDRVGEMHRGLAAQGIWTRIFTDRPDSLRLGLPGDESELRRLEVAFNEILPS from the coding sequence ATGTATCACGGCGGCGACCCGGCGGCGGCGGGGGCTCTCTACGGCATTTTCCGCGACGACTGGCTCGATTTGTCGACGGGAATCAATCCCCATGCATGGCCATGGCGGGAACGCATCAATCTCGACGAGGTCGCCCTGGAGCGACTGCCGTCCCGGGGTGATCTCGACTCAGTGATGGCCGCAGCAAGAGACGCTTACCGGGTTCCGGAAGACGCCGAGATCCTGCCCGTGGCCGGCATCGAGCCGGTCATACGCCAACTCCCCTCTCTCATGAGGAAGGCGGTTCTTCTCGACACCTCGTATGCGTCCTATCGCACGGCTTTCGATAACCTGATCCCTGTCATCAGGGCGCCGAGCGAGATTCCGGCGCGCACAAGCGTCATTCTGGTCAATCCCAACAATCCCGACGGGAGAGTTCTGTCGCCGGAGACGATTCTGTCGCTCGCAGAGAGCCGGCAGGACGCTGATCTCGTCGTGGTGGACGAAGCTTATGAGGACGCGCTGACTGAACGCACGTCGGTGATCCCGTTCATGAGCCGGATGCAGAATCTCGTCGTGCTACGTTCGTTCGGAAAATTCTACGGCCTGCCCGGACTGCGCCTCGGCTTCATCATCGCGCACCCGCAGCTCCTTGCGCCGCTGCGCGAGCGCCTCGGAGACTGGCCCATCTCGCAGCTGGCGATCACCATCGGCCGTGAGGCGCTCGCCGACAGAGAATGGCGGGAAAACACGCGCCTCAACCTCGACACGCGGGCACGAGAACTCCGGGCGCTCCTGGCCTCCCATGGCCTGCAATTCGAAAGCCAGTCTCCACTTCTGACCCTCATTCGCGACGACCGCGTGGGCGAGATGCACCGCGGTCTTGCCGCGCAAGGCATTTGGACCCGCATCTTCACCGACCGACCCGACTCGCTCCGCCTCGGGCTTCCGGGCGACGAGAGCGAACTTCGTCGGCTCGAGGTCGCTTTCAACGAGATTTTGCCATCATGA